In Populus nigra chromosome 10, ddPopNigr1.1, whole genome shotgun sequence, the following proteins share a genomic window:
- the LOC133704501 gene encoding uncharacterized protein LOC133704501 isoform X3, which yields MAELSHPEVVYSPRSIQLWRALWNWLAFFFQIFLQILRAVGPQSLSTPSHTFKPLPLGELPETTDPPPATVEIPAGTDAISANEPIQKLTVVLDLDETLVCAYETSSLPALLRNQAMEAGLKWFELECVSSDKECEGKLKINYVTVFERPGLDEFLKQLSEFAELVLFTAGLEGYARPLVDRIDTENRFSLRLYRPSTTSTEYQEHVKDLSCISNDPCRIVIVDNNPFSFLLQPLNGIPCVPFSAGQPHDTQHLSQQNDVRPVLSERFHMLEWFQKQGIPASGWT from the exons ATGGCTGAGCTGTCTCATCCCGAGGTGGTTTACTCACCACGGTCAATTCAATTATGGAGGGCACTGTGGAACTGGCTTGCTTTCTTCTTCCAGATCTTTTTGCAGATCCTTAGAGCCGTTGGACCTCAATCTCTCTCTACTCCTTCTCATACTTTCAAGCCCTTGCCTCTTGGCGAGTTGCCTGAGACCACCGATCCTCCTCCCGCAACAGTCGAGATCCCCGCCGGCACCGACGCCATTTCCGCCAACGAGCCTATCCAGAAACTCACC GTGGTTCTTGACTTGGATGAAACTCTAGTATGTGCTTATGAGACATCTAGTTTGCCAGCGCTTCTGCGCAATCAAGCAATGGAAGCTGGATTGAAGTGGTTTGAGCTGGAATGTGTATCTTCAGACAAG GAATGCGAAGGGAAACTTAAGATCAATTATGTTACGGTATTTGAGCGTCCAGGGTTGGATGAATTCCTAAAACAACTCAGTGAATTTGCAGAGCTTGTGCTATTTACAGCTGGCCTTGAAG GTTATGCCAGACCACTTGTTGACAGAATAGATACAGAAAATCGATTTAGTTTACGTCTTTATCGGCCTTCAACAACTAGCAC GGAGTATCAGGAGCATGTGAAAGATCTCTCCTGCATATCAAATGATCCATGCCGGATTGTTATTGTTGACAACAATCCATTCAGTTTCTTGTTGCAACCACTGAATGGAATTCCATGCGTTCCATTTTCTGCAGGACAACCACATGATACACAG CACCTCTCTCAGCAGAACGATGTGAGACCTGTACTCTCTGAAAGATTCCACATGCTTGAATGGTTTCAGAAGCAGGGAATCCCTGCTTCTGGTTGGACGTAG
- the LOC133704501 gene encoding uncharacterized protein LOC133704501 isoform X2, translating to MAELSHPEVVYSPRSIQLWRALWNWLAFFFQIFLQILRAVGPQSLSTPSHTFKPLPLGELPETTDPPPATVEIPAGTDAISANEPIQKLTVVLDLDETLVCAYETSSLPALLRNQAMEAGLKWFELECVSSDKECEGKLKINYVTVFERPGLDEFLKQLSEFAELVLFTAGLEGYARPLVDRIDTENRFSLRLYRPSTTSTEYQEHVKDLSCISNDPCRIVIVDNNPFSFLLQPLNGIPCVPFSAGQPHDTQLLNVLLPLLKHLSQQNDVRPVLSERFHMLEWFQKQGIPASGWT from the exons ATGGCTGAGCTGTCTCATCCCGAGGTGGTTTACTCACCACGGTCAATTCAATTATGGAGGGCACTGTGGAACTGGCTTGCTTTCTTCTTCCAGATCTTTTTGCAGATCCTTAGAGCCGTTGGACCTCAATCTCTCTCTACTCCTTCTCATACTTTCAAGCCCTTGCCTCTTGGCGAGTTGCCTGAGACCACCGATCCTCCTCCCGCAACAGTCGAGATCCCCGCCGGCACCGACGCCATTTCCGCCAACGAGCCTATCCAGAAACTCACC GTGGTTCTTGACTTGGATGAAACTCTAGTATGTGCTTATGAGACATCTAGTTTGCCAGCGCTTCTGCGCAATCAAGCAATGGAAGCTGGATTGAAGTGGTTTGAGCTGGAATGTGTATCTTCAGACAAG GAATGCGAAGGGAAACTTAAGATCAATTATGTTACGGTATTTGAGCGTCCAGGGTTGGATGAATTCCTAAAACAACTCAGTGAATTTGCAGAGCTTGTGCTATTTACAGCTGGCCTTGAAG GTTATGCCAGACCACTTGTTGACAGAATAGATACAGAAAATCGATTTAGTTTACGTCTTTATCGGCCTTCAACAACTAGCAC GGAGTATCAGGAGCATGTGAAAGATCTCTCCTGCATATCAAATGATCCATGCCGGATTGTTATTGTTGACAACAATCCATTCAGTTTCTTGTTGCAACCACTGAATGGAATTCCATGCGTTCCATTTTCTGCAGGACAACCACATGATACACAG CTTCTGAATGTGCTTCTTCCACTCCTCAAGCACCTCTCTCAGCAGAACGATGTGAGACCTGTACTCTCTGAAAGATTCCACATGCTTGAATGGTTTCAGAAGCAGGGAATCCCTGCTTCTGGTTGGACGTAG
- the LOC133704501 gene encoding uncharacterized protein LOC133704501 isoform X1 codes for MAELSHPEVVYSPRSIQLWRALWNWLAFFFQIFLQILRAVGPQSLSTPSHTFKPLPLGELPETTDPPPATVEIPAGTDAISANEPIQKLTVVLDLDETLVCAYETSSLPALLRNQAMEAGLKWFELECVSSDKECEGKLKINYVTVFERPGLDEFLKQLSEFAELVLFTAGLEGYARPLVDRIDTENRFSLRLYRPSTTSTEYQEHVKDLSCISNDPCRIVIVDNNPFSFLLQPLNGIPCVPFSAGQPHDTQVGISKSLKFIIIPQSCLFIYSTTSLSIFMGCSASECASSTPQAPLSAERCETCTL; via the exons ATGGCTGAGCTGTCTCATCCCGAGGTGGTTTACTCACCACGGTCAATTCAATTATGGAGGGCACTGTGGAACTGGCTTGCTTTCTTCTTCCAGATCTTTTTGCAGATCCTTAGAGCCGTTGGACCTCAATCTCTCTCTACTCCTTCTCATACTTTCAAGCCCTTGCCTCTTGGCGAGTTGCCTGAGACCACCGATCCTCCTCCCGCAACAGTCGAGATCCCCGCCGGCACCGACGCCATTTCCGCCAACGAGCCTATCCAGAAACTCACC GTGGTTCTTGACTTGGATGAAACTCTAGTATGTGCTTATGAGACATCTAGTTTGCCAGCGCTTCTGCGCAATCAAGCAATGGAAGCTGGATTGAAGTGGTTTGAGCTGGAATGTGTATCTTCAGACAAG GAATGCGAAGGGAAACTTAAGATCAATTATGTTACGGTATTTGAGCGTCCAGGGTTGGATGAATTCCTAAAACAACTCAGTGAATTTGCAGAGCTTGTGCTATTTACAGCTGGCCTTGAAG GTTATGCCAGACCACTTGTTGACAGAATAGATACAGAAAATCGATTTAGTTTACGTCTTTATCGGCCTTCAACAACTAGCAC GGAGTATCAGGAGCATGTGAAAGATCTCTCCTGCATATCAAATGATCCATGCCGGATTGTTATTGTTGACAACAATCCATTCAGTTTCTTGTTGCAACCACTGAATGGAATTCCATGCGTTCCATTTTCTGCAGGACAACCACATGATACACAGGTAGGAATATCTAAATCacttaaattcataattattccCCAATCTTGTTTGTTCATTTACTCAACCACCTCTCTATCCATATTTATGGGCTGTTCAGCTTCTGAATGTGCTTCTTCCACTCCTCAAGCACCTCTCTCAGCAGAACGATGTGAGACCTGTACTCTCTGA